From the genome of Polyangiaceae bacterium, one region includes:
- a CDS encoding serine/threonine protein kinase: MKSCPQCNLRYPSDSTTCFLDGQALTHLRDPWLSGTIAGRYVLDELIGIGGMASVYRARILLSDQTCAVKLLNPQLAVDDTTRERFRREAKHAQRLSHPNIIEIFDQGDASDGTPFLVMELLEGQSLSELIAAGPTPLERALPIIVQMTRALARAHDFEVIHRDLKPENVYLLRGDRVKLLDFGIARCNQDVRLTSAGEVFGTPEYMAPERATSSDAGPAADLYALGVIMFEMLTQKLPFDAPTPAGILSKHMVEPPPRLREYMPDLPALLEQLILDLLAKSPDARPVDAHQVLAVLSEIAAQEKIAIEPEGDRASEQPLRRLSSTPTQRWVRRTELVEKLVREVYGELPPPEAMATLRVMKACANELAALRQRGIAEQTSLDRMHREWKEGRVQQGKAMDELTIHVSKVREEARVLRAGVIPLSKKSKSFLPRVREAHQKARFWEGRSGFQEPYRELSLAYRDLADIIDLWHDARHAEIEVEAAAVEKERQAAEIDQQIREMRHNLVVADRSMEDLKVKHLEVIADVGQRADLLELELMRHCGRLCNPMRERADFSSLASEFTY; the protein is encoded by the coding sequence ATGAAGTCCTGTCCGCAATGCAACCTCCGCTATCCGAGCGACAGCACGACGTGCTTTCTCGATGGCCAAGCGCTCACCCATCTGCGTGATCCCTGGCTCAGTGGCACGATCGCCGGCAGATACGTGCTCGACGAGCTCATTGGCATTGGCGGCATGGCGTCGGTGTATCGAGCGAGAATCCTGCTTTCGGACCAAACTTGCGCCGTCAAACTCCTGAATCCGCAGCTTGCCGTGGATGACACGACCCGCGAGCGTTTTCGGCGGGAAGCCAAGCATGCGCAGCGTTTGTCGCACCCGAACATCATCGAGATATTCGATCAAGGCGATGCCAGCGATGGCACTCCATTTCTCGTCATGGAGCTGCTCGAAGGCCAGAGTTTGTCCGAGCTGATTGCGGCGGGCCCGACGCCTCTCGAACGAGCGTTGCCCATCATCGTGCAAATGACGCGAGCGCTCGCTCGCGCCCATGATTTCGAGGTCATTCATCGCGATCTCAAGCCGGAGAACGTTTATCTGCTTCGCGGCGACCGCGTCAAATTGCTCGACTTCGGCATTGCGAGATGCAATCAAGACGTGCGCCTCACGAGCGCGGGTGAAGTGTTCGGCACACCCGAATACATGGCTCCTGAACGAGCGACGTCATCGGATGCAGGGCCCGCCGCCGATCTTTATGCGCTCGGCGTCATCATGTTCGAAATGCTCACGCAAAAGCTTCCGTTCGATGCGCCAACACCAGCGGGCATTTTGAGCAAACACATGGTCGAGCCGCCGCCGCGCCTGCGCGAATACATGCCCGACTTACCGGCGCTGCTCGAACAGCTCATTTTGGACTTGCTTGCAAAAAGTCCCGACGCGCGGCCCGTCGATGCGCATCAGGTGTTGGCGGTGCTGAGCGAAATCGCCGCGCAAGAAAAGATTGCCATCGAACCCGAGGGCGATCGAGCATCGGAGCAGCCGCTTCGCAGGCTTTCCAGCACGCCGACGCAGCGCTGGGTTCGCCGCACCGAGCTCGTCGAAAAGCTCGTGCGCGAAGTTTATGGCGAATTGCCGCCGCCGGAAGCCATGGCGACGTTGCGAGTCATGAAAGCGTGCGCCAATGAATTGGCGGCATTGCGACAGCGAGGCATCGCCGAACAAACGTCGCTCGACCGCATGCATCGCGAATGGAAAGAGGGCCGTGTTCAGCAGGGCAAAGCCATGGATGAGCTCACCATTCATGTCTCGAAGGTGCGCGAAGAGGCTCGTGTTTTACGGGCCGGAGTGATTCCCCTCTCCAAAAAGTCGAAATCATTTTTGCCACGCGTACGCGAAGCGCATCAAAAGGCGCGATTTTGGGAAGGTCGCAGTGGGTTTCAGGAGCCCTATCGTGAATTGTCGCTGGCGTATCGCGACCTCGCGGACATCATCGATTTGTGGCACGACGCTCGACACGCTGAAATCGAAGTGGAAGCAGCGGCCGTCGAAAAAGAGCGCCAGGCGGCTGAAATCGACCAACAAATTCGAGAAATGCGCCACAACCTCGTCGTCGCCGACCGGTCGATGGAAGATCTGAAGGTAAAACACCTCGAAGTGATTGCGGATGTGGGGCAACGGGCCGATCTGCTCGAGCTCGAGCTGATGCGGCATTGTGGAAGGCTGTGCAATCCGATGCGCGAGCGAGCCGATTTCAGCTCGCTCGCATCGGAATTCACCTACTGA
- a CDS encoding DsbA family protein produces MEKQYGNDVAIVFKHQPLPFHDKAMGAALAVQAANRQKKGWAMHDKLFENNTALTREDIDKYAKEIGLDMAKFKKDMDDPALKQQVDADQKIANSVGASGTPTFFVNGRILVGAQGFEKFQELINEEIKQADALIAAGVPKGEIYKKRATSQ; encoded by the coding sequence ATTGAGAAGCAGTATGGCAACGACGTCGCGATCGTGTTCAAACATCAGCCGCTGCCGTTCCACGACAAAGCCATGGGCGCCGCCCTTGCCGTGCAGGCCGCGAATCGCCAAAAGAAGGGCTGGGCGATGCATGACAAGCTCTTCGAGAACAATACCGCTCTGACGCGTGAAGACATCGACAAGTACGCGAAAGAAATCGGGCTCGACATGGCCAAATTCAAGAAGGACATGGACGATCCCGCGCTGAAGCAGCAAGTCGATGCCGATCAAAAAATCGCCAATAGCGTGGGCGCATCCGGTACGCCTACGTTTTTCGTCAATGGGCGGATCCTCGTCGGAGCGCAAGGCTTCGAGAAGTTCCAAGAGCTCATCAACGAAGAAATCAAGCAAGCCGATGCGCTCATTGCAGCCGGCGTGCCGAAGGGCGAAATCTACAAGAAACGCGCGACGAGTCAGTAG